Genomic DNA from Haloarcula marina:
TCGACAGTGGCGGTGACGTACAGTTCCCCCTCATCCCAACCATACGTGTCCCTCGTCGGTTCGAGGTACTGAACGCCCTCAATCATCATCTCCACGTCTTCGTACTCGCCAGCGTCGACGATGGCGGTCGCGCCCGGAACTAGACCTGCCAACTCTTCCACCAACTCCTCGTCAGCAGTCATATAGTGACGACGATGAACGTCGCCGACAAGAAACCCGGTGAAAACGGGCAGACCACCCCACTACCGCACCACGAATCCGCCTTCGCCGAGGTGAGATTACACCGACAAACGACCGTCAGCCCGCCACCCCTCGGGGAGCATCGTGTGGAACTTGGCCACCTCCGCGGGGGCCTCGCGACAGTCACATCCAAGAACGCCCTCACGGACGATGTGGACTTCACCGCACCGCTCACACACGATGACGGACTTGTTAAACTTCATTTGTCCTAACTAAACGTAAGTTGTCAAGCAGTTTAAATGACTTGCGAGAAGGGTAGCGCCGTCCTGCGAATCTACAGGGCGTGCATCGCGTCCATCACCACCTCCATCTCCGCCGGCCCGAGCGCCTCATCATCGGACTCCGCCTTGTCTGGGTGTCGCTCCTTCAGTGCCCGGATTGCCGCCGCGTGAAGCTCCTGATCAGAGGCATCGGGCGAGACACCGACAACCCCGGCCACCTCGTCTCGGTCAATCTCGACGGTATCGTCGTCACCAGACTCGAACACCATCTCCTCGATCTGCTCCACGTACTCACTCGAATCCGAGACAAATTCCGCCACATCATCCTCGGACGACGGGTCAGTGTCTGCCGCCTCCGAGACGAGAGCGATGACCGGGTGCGAGTCGAAGCGGCCAACGAGCTGCTCGGCACGCTTCGCCATCAACACCACCACACGCTTCGCCCCACGAATCTTCTCGCTCGCAGTCATCTTCTCACCGTACGGTCGGTTGTCGCTCGGCTGTGTCGCCGCGATACTGCGGATAATCTCCTCGGCGACTGCCCACACCTGCTCGAGATACGCCTCCTCGTCCACGTACAGCGAGTCAAGATCCCAGTTAGTCGCTGGCATCGCCCAACTGACGAACCCTATCACGTCGTCAGGATAGCACTCAGGATGCTCAATCTCCGACGGATGCACGTCACCCCACTTGTCCACAGCGAACGACAGCACGTCCTCGTAGGCCTCTTCGCCGACGATCTCGTCGTCCGAGGAAGGATGAGAGTAAATCACGCCCTCGGCCTCCATCATCGGTCGGTAACTGTACCGAGCAGTGTAACTGGATAGACCCAACTCGGACGTAATCAGACGCTCTAGTGTATCCCAGTCCGTCTGACCGCCGACGACTCGACTGTCATCCATCTCGTCGTCGATGTGGTTGACCATCGCTCGGATCGTCGGGATGCACTGCTCGTGCGTCTTCGCTATGTCCTCCTTCAGCTCAAGGTCTCGTACGACATCTGGGTCAACCTTCTCGTCGGTCGTCATCTCCCCGTCGATGGACTCGATAGTCTCGGAGGCTTCCAGCACATCCGGCGGTCGCGACGCCTCGTCGTCCTCGGAGACGGTCGCGAGCATGTCGGACTCTACGTCTTCGCCATCCTCGGTTTGGGAATCCGTTTGGGAATCCTCGGCTGAGAATATATTATCCGAGCTGGTGTCGTCGTCGGATGGGGTGCCCCCCACCATCTCCATCATCTCGTCCTGTTTCTCCATCATCACACGCTGCTGATCGAGCATCTCGTCGAGACGGTCGCGGCCAGCACCATCACCATCAACCTCGTAATCGTCAATCTCGAACGCTCCATCGTCAGTTACCGTGGACTGCTCTTTCAGCCGTCGAAGAGCCGTGTCCATCACGTCCGCTTTCGAGAGGTTGGTCTGTTCTGCTACGCCATCGACGAACTCCTGCAGGTCTTCATCGACTCGCTGTCGGTAAGGGGTACGATCACCCATCTACACGCTGGTGTAGACACTCTGTGTGTAAATACCCCTCGGTAAACTGTCATATTCTCCCCACCCATCTAACACAACACACACAAAATGTAGACTTTGTACAGTAGTAGTAGGACGATCGAGAAGGAGGGAGAGGGAAGAGGAGAGGCCCGGCGAGAGAACGGCGGGCTGAGGGCGTGAGACCGCGAGTTTGACCGCGACACCCCGGCGGGGGTGTACCGAGCGACCGAGACGACGCGGATAATATATTCACAGCCGAGGATTCCCAAACGACGATTCCCAAAGGAGATTCCCAAAACCTCCGGGGAGTCACCCGACAACCCGCGAGAGGTCTGCGGCGTTCGACGCGGCCTCCGCGAGGACGGCGGCGTCTGTCGGCGTTCGACGTGTTCCGCCGTCGTGTTGTCCACGGGCGACTCGAAGCGACGCGTCCGCCTGTCTCGCCTGTTCAGTCAGGATGTGACTACAGGTCTTTCGGGAACTCGTACTCTTGTCCGTTGAACGTGATCGTTCGAGTTTCACGTTGGGCTTTCTCTTCTTCGGTCAGTCCGTCCCCAACTCGCCGTTCTCGTTCGTCGATGCCTGAGAACACGTGTTCGACTTTCTGCTCCAGTTCGGTGAGAGCGTCTTCGGGATCGAGGTCTCCGTCATCGACCGCCTCTCGCGTCTCTCGGACGAGATGTAAGAGGCTCCGGAAGTCTTCGCGCGGTGCGAACCCAGACGCGGGTTCGAGATTGAAATTGTCGTCTGTCATATGGCTGTCGCGCCGCGCCACCCAGTTAAGCGTTTCTGCGGTTTTCTCGCGTTTCAGCGCCTGTACCCTTTGTTATCCATAGATGGTGTGGGCGCTGTGCTTCCGCGTGGTGATGCGCCCCTGTTCTCCGTCGTGGGCTTTCTGGAACCCACCCCCTCGACTTCCGATGTAAATCTACCTTCGGGGGACACCTGACTTCGAGTTAAGAGACACCCCCTTGGGTTCCGATGTAAAGTGGTTGTAGAGAGTGCCTTCCCGGCGATAGTGAGTGTTTGAGTTTCGTCACCGGGATTGCATCAGACACCGTCGTCGATATGAATTCCATGTTCTCTATCGGCGCCGAGGGACGGCATGTACCCCCACCCCTCGGTTCCGATGTAAACTGTTCTCGGTGTCTCGCGCGCGTGTGCTCGTTGGTGTGTTTTTCGTCGGTCGCCGGGAACCTGTCTTCGGCGTCGACGTCGATGCTCTGCTCGGCGACGATGTGGGAACCCTGTCTGTGTGTCGATGTCGGGGAACCCCTCCCCCTCGACTTCCGATGTAAATCCTCTCTTCGTGATCGGGAACCCAGCCTTCTCGGCGACGCGGAACCCCTGTGGTTCCACTGGAGTCTCGGGCCGCTGTTCTCTTCGAGGATGCTCTGTTCGGCCCGGGGTGAACTGGGGGCGCGGCCTTCCTCTCGCTGAGCGCCCTTTCTCGCGGCGAGGCCATGCGGCCCGGGAGACCCCCGGTGGTGGATTCAGGTACCGTTTGTTTCTTAGTATGTCGTTGTCCCTGACGGCTCCCTGACGTGGATGGGGGGATGTCGAGGCGGTTTTGAGAGGCAGTCGCTCTGCTCACCCTGACGTGTCGGGGAGTAGTCCGGGGTTCTGATGGGGTTTTTACACGTCCAGAACCTATCAATTAGTGGGGGTATGGAACAAGATGAACTGTCAACCACGTTCAACGGAGTCGAACTGAGCGGGCGGCAACGGCTCGTACTTCACCACGTTGTGAAGCGCATCGAGATGGATGATGGCGAGAAGATGTGGCAGACCACCGTCAAGGAGGACAGCGTGACCACCGGGGAAGTGAAACGGGCTTGTGATGCCATCGACTGGTCTAAACAGCTCATCCGTGACCTGCGGCAACTACACTCGGCTGGGCTCGTTGTCAACGTCCTTGACGAGGTGAGATGGGACAACCGAGGTGCTGCCAAGGAGCCAAAATGTATCGCCCTCAACGTCTCTGTGGAACTAGCGATTGAGGCGGCAATTACTCCGGATGAGTACTGGGCGGTTCATCGCCCTGAACCGGAGGATCTCGACGAGGCTATTGAGCAGATTGACGCACTCCGCGAGCGGGTGGACGAGTTGGAGGAGGAGCTGAATCAGGCGAAGGCGGTCAAGAATAGCGCGTTGGAGAACGCGAAGAAGATGCGTGAGAAGGCCGAGGAGATGGCAGAGCGGAACAAGGAGATGGAGGAGCGGCTCAAGGAGATGGAGACGAAGCTGTACCAGATGGACGAGAAGATCGAGAACCCGGGTCTCGTGGCTGATGAGTTCACCTTCGGCGACGACTGACCTAACCGCTGTTTCTCGGCGACCGTCACGCGTTCATCGCCTCGCGTGCTTTCTCCAACGTCTCCTTCTTCCTCTCTGGAACGTGGCCCACCTCGTCGGCGGTGGCCGTCGGTTTCCACACGTGATGTGTCTGGCCGCACTCGGGGCAGTCCACACGACCGCCGGCTCCTTCGACGTTCCATTTCTGTTCTCGCCCGCAGTCGTCGCACGTGTCGGTGATCGTCGCCATACGTGCTCAGCGCCCCTCCTCGGTTATAAGGGCGCTGGGTGGGGTTGACGGAGTCACGCGGTTATCGGTGTGATGTCGTGAGGTTCACGGGCTGCCGCTTAAATTGTCAATAGACATACTTGTTAGTGATGGTAGAACCGTTTGGCGACACGTGCGACGAGTGCGAACGTCACGTGCAGGACTGGCGTGGTCTCGCGTACGAGGTCAGCGAGAACCGTTGGGAGTACCTCTGCCCGGGGTGCGCCGAGGGACGCGATTATCTGGACGACAGTGAAGGCTTGACACCCCATCGTTTCCGGTGCAGGCAGTCGCGAGAACTATTCTACGCACCGTTAGCCGGCACCAAGTCAGGATGCTGAAACCACGTCTCCGACCGTCCCGTGGTGGCTAGAGCCGGGATCATCCTCCGAGAGGTAGGCCCGCACCTCGTCACCCTCCGAGTAAGGTTCGTTCGTGGGCTAGGAAACATCTTCCATACATCCACTCCGTCGTCCCGATGTAAGTGAATTTTTAAGAAGGTTGTATCTGAATGGGGAATTAATGCCGGATACTTTCCTCGTCGATATTCACGAGGCCTTCCAAGAGATTGGTGGCGAGATTCGTTCCGAGGGGAGCGAATTCGACTTCAGATACAGTCTCGTCGATCATCTGTTTACGGACGCACTCGGCTGGTCACGCACCGAGGGCGAGGGGCACGTCAACTTCGAGGACGACAGGAAAGACGTCCTCTGTTACGACGACAGTAATCCGCCGTTCCCAGTCATCGCGTGCGAGACGAAGCGACCTTCTCACGAGCTTGAACTGGGCGACGTCGAGCAGTTGGAGACGTACATGGTGGGCATTGGGAGTGCAGAGTACGGAATTCTGACGAACGGTCACGAGTTCCGCATCTACGAGTACTCCGCGGATGATCGTTCGCTATCCGCCATCAACGACTTCGACATCGGCCTCGTGGCCAACTCGGAGTCGGTTGAGAATCTGACCGCCGAGCAGCAGGAGGCACTCGGCGAGTTGGAGTACTTCCGTCGTGACCGCTATACGAACGTCGGGGACGCGGAGTACTTCCGTGACCGAGCGAAGGAGGTGCCGGTTCAGTACCAGCCGGGTACGGATGACGAGGGATACGATCTGTTCCTTGAGGCCGTGAAGGAATCGTTGGACGAGTTGTCCAGCGTAATGGAGCGATTCTTCGACAACTACAGTGATCGGCCGGATGGTTCCTACCCGAAGGAGTTTCTGGAAACGACCTTCCCCGACTGGAAGGACTGGAGGGAGTACACCGGCAAGAGCGACGACGCGAAGCAGACGTTCTGCCGGGAGACGGCGTACATCCTGATGAACCGGGCGTTATTCGCGCGGATCGCCGAGGACAAGGAAATCGTTGGCAACACGCGTCTGTCCGGGCGTGGGATGGCCGACGCACTCGATCAGGATGATGAGCGTCCGTATCTTGAGGCGTTGATGGACACGTACGACAGGATTGACGATCACTACTCAGACCTGTACGAACTCGGTATCTTCGACTGGTGGTGGGTGTCGAGGGACAAACGTCAGCGGTTCGACTCCGACGAGGAAAGTCAGCAGGAGGATCTCGAGGATGATCTGGACTACCGACTCGGCGAGGTATTCAAGCGATTGAACCGCTTCGACTTCGAGTACGTCAACCGTGACATTCTCGGCCACGTCTATGAGGACTACCTCCCGCAGGAGGAACGGAAGGAACTCGGGGAGTACTACACACCCATCGAGGTCATCCGGTACATGTTGGACGAGACCGGGTACAAGGCGAACAAGGGAATCGGCCGGCAGAAGATTCTCGATCCGGCGTGTGGGAGTGGTGGTTTCCTGACCGAGGCGACGGAACGACTCATCCAGCACTACATCGACAAGTTCGGCAAGACCAGCATTCACTACCTCGACGCGGAGGAGGCGCGGACGATTTTGGAGCGTGTTGAGGAGAACGTGTACGGCATCGACATCAACCCGTTTGCCGTCCACATCACCCAGATTAACCTCCTGTTCCGCACCGTCGATCTCTACGACAAGGTGACGGAGCAAGACCCGTCCTACACGATGGATGGGTTCGAGATTCACGTCGCGGACACGTTGACGCCGACCGTGTTGGAGCAGCAGGAGGGGAGTACTGACGACGAGGGGAAGCAGTCACAAATCGGCCAGTTCGCCCAGTATAATGGCCGTGCGCAGTCGTTCCTTGACGACAGGGACGCGGTTGACCGCATCAAGGACGAGATGGAGTTCGACGTGGTGATTGCGAACCCGCCGTACGTCCGCGTGCAGAACATCAACGGGCCGAAGGAGGACTACGTGGCCCGGTACTCGTCTGTCGAGAGCAACTTTGACATCTACGTGCCGTTCATCGAGCGCGGACTGGACTGGTTGAAGGATGACGGGAACCTCTCGTACATTTGCCCGAACCGCGTGCTCTCTCACGAGTACAGCGAGTTGATTCGTGACCAACTCGCCGAGGAGCCGCTCACCCACATTATCGACTTCAAGGACGTGGAGGTGTTCGATGCGGCGACTCCGTACCCGTGTATCTTCACCGTGGATAGAGACCGCTCGCCGGAAGAGCCGGTACAGTGCGCGAGGTTCGCCGAGGAGCGAGACAGGATACTCGAAGAGATTCACCGGCGAGACGATTGGGAGAACCCGGACGTCGACGCCTACGATCTGTACACCTACGAGAAGGAGCAGATGCGGGCGGACAACGCGGACGATTACCTACCGAGTTGGAAGCCGATGCCGGACTCGGAACGTCGTCTGTTCGACAAGATTGAGGAGCAGGGAGATATGCGGGTGGGGGAGATTTCGGCTGAGGTGTTTGTCGGGACGCAGACGAGTGCGAACACGGTCTACATCGGAGAGATTGTCGGTCAGACCGACGAGGAGGGCGTCGTCGAGTTCGCACCGAGCGGGTACGACGAGACGCATCTCATCGAGGAGGAGATCCTTACTCGCGTGCTGAAGGGCAAAGAGATCGACCGATGGGGCGTCGACTGGGAGGGTCTCTGGATGATTCTGCCCTACGAAGTGTCGGCCGACGACTTCGACGTGATTCCACAGTCTGTGTTGGAGGAGGAGATGCCGCACGCGTGGGACTTCTTCCTCGAATACGAGGAGAAGCTGAAGGGGCGGGAGTCCGGCAAGATGAGGGGTGAGGACGACTGGTACGGCTACATCTATCCGAAGAACCTCACCAAGTTCGATCCGGATAAGATTATGACGAACATCCTCAGCAGCTACAACCGATTCGTCGCCGACACGGAGGGCGAGTACTACTTCGTCGGCGGTGGAAATGCCGGCGGATACGGGATTCAGTTGCGTGACGAATACGCACCCACGTCTGAGGATCACCTGTACTACGTCGCCCTCCTCAACTCCTCGGTGCTGGAGTTCTACCACAAGCACATCGCCCCAATCTTCGGCGGGAAGTATTACTCGTACAACAAGAGGTACTTGGAGCCGCATCCCATCGCTCTCCCCAATGATGTCCCGGAGGATACCGTGGCGGAGTACGCCGAGGACATTCAGAGCTCCCGTGCGGAGCGCACGGACTTGGAGTACAAGACGAGCGACGTGCGCAACTACCTGCCAGACTACGAGAAGGAAAGTTCCATTCTCGATCTCGCACAGTCCATCAACCTCGACGGTGACGACTACCGACAGGGCCCTATTCGCAAGGACGCGAAGATGGATGTGGAGACCACCAAGGAGGTGTATCAGGTGGTGATGAAGCAGAACCACGAGATTGAGTTCGGTGACGAGCGGGTGCGAGACTTCGTGTTCGAGTTGCTGACTGCCCAGAACCGGCGGCTCTCCCGTTCCGAAGTCATCAATATGGACACTCCGTCCCGAGAGTCCGTCATCGAGCTGATGGACGAGTACCTCGGCGATATGGAACGGATTGAGGAGTTGAAAGAGGAGTTCGACCGACTGTGCGACGAGTTGGACGAGATAGTGCTTCGTGACGTGTACGGGCTCGGTGACACCGACGAGAACACTGTCGAAGAGTTCCTCGAGGTCTGGTGAGTCGGGGCTAATCGAGGAGGTCTTCGATTCGTGACTTGAGTATATCGAATCCTTCAGTCCCCGTTTCAACGTCTGATGCACCGGGAATGACGACTTTGCCGCTCCCGAAGATGAGGAATACACAGTCGATGTCGGGTGGGCGGTAAACGACTCCGGGGAACTGTTCCGGTTCATACTCTGTTTGCTCCAGTCCGAGGCCGATGGAGAGGGCGTTCAGGTTGACCTCACGGCCGAGATCTCCGGTCTGGACGACGTTCTTGATGGCGAATGTTGGCGTCGTTTCGATGCCAAGGTCTTCGAGGACGTCCACCATCCAGTCCTTCATCCGTTCCGTCTCGTCCAGACTGTTGCCGCCGGTGATGTGGTAGCTTCCGGAGCGAAATAGTGTGACCATCGGACTGCCCTCGTCGCGTCGGAGGTACACCACGTCGTTTGTGTAGTCCTTTTCGGGGTAGCTGACGATGGCGTTCACGTCCTCGCCGACGCTGGAAACTTCGATTTCTCTGCCCAGATTCCCCGATGCGACGACGTTGACTATTTCCGGCATTTGATGTGGTTGTTATCTGATCGGTGGGTGTCGCCTGTTGCGGCCACCGGCGTTCTTGAGCACGTCCACGAGCAATACGAGGAAGCAGGCGCCGACAAGCAAGATCATTCCGACCGTGAACGAACCGCTGAGGAAGAGCGTCGTCCCCATCCAACCGATGAAGTACACGGCCACACCCGCCTTGTCGGCCCACACGTAGGCGGCAAGGACGGGTGCGATGTAGGCGAGAACGAAGTAGACGATTCCCCACGCGGTGAAGATGGTGCCGAGGTCTACGAGCGTCTGTTCCGGGTTGAGCGTCTGCTGCACGGCGGCGAGCTGGGCGAACACCACGACGACGATCTTGTTGAGGAAGGCGAGTGCGATCCCCTCAGCGAAGCCAGCGATAACTCCTTGAGCCGTCGTTGGATCGGGGTCACTCGCCGGTTGTCCGTACGCCATCCTCAGTCCTCCTCCTCCGCCTCATCGTCCGGAAACATACTCGCCCCGTTCGAGTCAACGAAGTACACCGGGCCGTCGATTTGGACGTCGACGTCGTTGTTGTCGCCCTCGACTTTGGCGAGTACTATCTCGTCGTCCTCCTCTACCCTGTACATCTCCATCCTATCTTCGGCCCACGGTTCGATCTGGTGACCATCCTCGTTCCTCGTCCACATGTGGTAGAACGCGGGGTTGGAGCGGGCGAGTTTGTAGATGTTGACGAGCGTATCGACACTCGTGACCGCGAGTGTGCCCGCCATCAGGGCAAGCGAAGCACCAGCATCGGAGTTGGCCACCATCGCCGCGTCTTGCTTCCGCTCTTCGACTTCGACGCCGTCGACCGCCTCCAGCTCCGAGATTGCTGCCTCGTACTCTTCGTCGGTGATGTCGTCGGCGCGGAAGTTGACGTGTGTGATGTAGCTCATGGGTGGACTCACTTTGCGTGGATTACAGTCTCGTAGCCGTCGCCGGCGACGTTGACGTAGGGCGCGTGGCCCAGCACGCCCATCGAATAGTCACGACACACGGTGATACCCGGGCCATACTCTGTCCCGGTTTCCAGCGTTACGCTGGGGTAGTCGTGGGGTTGGTGGACGGTTATGCGGACGTAGTTGCCTGCGCGTTCGCGGACGGTGCCGCGGATACGTGTGGATCCTTCTCCGTCGATGCAGGCAAACGTGACCTCGTCGCCCTCCTTGAGACGCCCAATCACGTGTGGCTACTCGTCCTCCGGTGGTTCGGGCTTGCCGAGGTCTTCGAGCGTGTGCTTACCGTGATCGGTGAGATAGTACTTGTAGTACGGGTTCGCCACGTCCTCGACGCGCTCGCGTTCGAGCATCTTGCGCTCCCACAGCTGGGTGAGGGCGGGATAGATGCTGGACTCGTTCACGCCTTCGACCCCCTCCTTGATTTCCTTGCCGGAGACGGACGTGCTGCCGTTGTTGCTCCGTTCCGCAACCTCGCCGAGGACGCGGTGGTGACTGGTGTTAGTCTTGATGTTTCCCTTTTCGCGCTTGGCCTCTTTCTCGGCTTCGCGCTCTTCGCGTGTTTGCTCGTTGGAGGCGTCCGTGGTGTAGTCCGTGGTTGTGGCTTGTTTCATCTCTTGATCGCTGCTATCGGCTGTGTTGATCGTGATGGACACCGATGTGATTGTCTCGTCGGATGCGTACTGGTCAAGGATGCGGCGAGCGTGAGCGGTGGGATTGTCGCCCGAGACTTCGAGTTTGACTAATTGACTCATCTTGTTGAAGGCGTAGTTGCGCAACCACCTTAACTGTGTGGGTTGGAAAGGGCGTTTTTGCCCGTGTTGTGCTCTCCGTGTGTTGAAGTACACACTACGCGAATAACGGGTTTGACCTGCTCAGGCTCCGAGAAACAGTTTAGAAATGGGTTCCGTACTGGTGGTAGATACTCAGTCAAACATCTGTTTTGGACTGCACGTGCGTGGCCACGTGCATCCTATC
This window encodes:
- a CDS encoding Eco57I restriction-modification methylase domain-containing protein, whose amino-acid sequence is MPDTFLVDIHEAFQEIGGEIRSEGSEFDFRYSLVDHLFTDALGWSRTEGEGHVNFEDDRKDVLCYDDSNPPFPVIACETKRPSHELELGDVEQLETYMVGIGSAEYGILTNGHEFRIYEYSADDRSLSAINDFDIGLVANSESVENLTAEQQEALGELEYFRRDRYTNVGDAEYFRDRAKEVPVQYQPGTDDEGYDLFLEAVKESLDELSSVMERFFDNYSDRPDGSYPKEFLETTFPDWKDWREYTGKSDDAKQTFCRETAYILMNRALFARIAEDKEIVGNTRLSGRGMADALDQDDERPYLEALMDTYDRIDDHYSDLYELGIFDWWWVSRDKRQRFDSDEESQQEDLEDDLDYRLGEVFKRLNRFDFEYVNRDILGHVYEDYLPQEERKELGEYYTPIEVIRYMLDETGYKANKGIGRQKILDPACGSGGFLTEATERLIQHYIDKFGKTSIHYLDAEEARTILERVEENVYGIDINPFAVHITQINLLFRTVDLYDKVTEQDPSYTMDGFEIHVADTLTPTVLEQQEGSTDDEGKQSQIGQFAQYNGRAQSFLDDRDAVDRIKDEMEFDVVIANPPYVRVQNINGPKEDYVARYSSVESNFDIYVPFIERGLDWLKDDGNLSYICPNRVLSHEYSELIRDQLAEEPLTHIIDFKDVEVFDAATPYPCIFTVDRDRSPEEPVQCARFAEERDRILEEIHRRDDWENPDVDAYDLYTYEKEQMRADNADDYLPSWKPMPDSERRLFDKIEEQGDMRVGEISAEVFVGTQTSANTVYIGEIVGQTDEEGVVEFAPSGYDETHLIEEEILTRVLKGKEIDRWGVDWEGLWMILPYEVSADDFDVIPQSVLEEEMPHAWDFFLEYEEKLKGRESGKMRGEDDWYGYIYPKNLTKFDPDKIMTNILSSYNRFVADTEGEYYFVGGGNAGGYGIQLRDEYAPTSEDHLYYVALLNSSVLEFYHKHIAPIFGGKYYSYNKRYLEPHPIALPNDVPEDTVAEYAEDIQSSRAERTDLEYKTSDVRNYLPDYEKESSILDLAQSINLDGDDYRQGPIRKDAKMDVETTKEVYQVVMKQNHEIEFGDERVRDFVFELLTAQNRRLSRSEVINMDTPSRESVIELMDEYLGDMERIEELKEEFDRLCDELDEIVLRDVYGLGDTDENTVEEFLEVW
- a CDS encoding TATA-box-binding protein; this encodes MPEIVNVVASGNLGREIEVSSVGEDVNAIVSYPEKDYTNDVVYLRRDEGSPMVTLFRSGSYHITGGNSLDETERMKDWMVDVLEDLGIETTPTFAIKNVVQTGDLGREVNLNALSIGLGLEQTEYEPEQFPGVVYRPPDIDCVFLIFGSGKVVIPGASDVETGTEGFDILKSRIEDLLD
- a CDS encoding PadR family transcriptional regulator; its protein translation is MSQLVKLEVSGDNPTAHARRILDQYASDETITSVSITINTADSSDQEMKQATTTDYTTDASNEQTREEREAEKEAKREKGNIKTNTSHHRVLGEVAERSNNGSTSVSGKEIKEGVEGVNESSIYPALTQLWERKMLERERVEDVANPYYKYYLTDHGKHTLEDLGKPEPPEDE